The following proteins are encoded in a genomic region of Galbibacter sp. BG1:
- a CDS encoding inorganic diphosphatase: protein MSSDQIESFDVLIEIPKGSRNKYEYDFKLKKIRYDRMIFSSMMYPADYGFVPETLALDGDPLDVLVLVTEPTFPGCVMEVKPIGVFHMEDEKGPDEKVICVPVSDPIWNRVKDLSELNPHLIKEIEHFFQVYKDLEKKKVSIGGWGNLQEAKEIVAKCINRFQDSDVPREEVSID, encoded by the coding sequence ATGAGTTCAGATCAAATAGAATCTTTCGATGTGCTTATCGAGATCCCAAAAGGGAGTAGAAACAAATACGAGTACGATTTTAAATTGAAAAAAATTCGTTACGACCGTATGATTTTTTCTTCAATGATGTACCCAGCAGATTATGGTTTCGTTCCAGAAACTTTAGCGTTGGATGGAGATCCGTTAGATGTATTGGTATTGGTTACCGAACCAACTTTTCCAGGATGTGTTATGGAGGTAAAACCTATTGGGGTTTTCCATATGGAAGATGAAAAAGGACCCGATGAAAAAGTTATTTGCGTACCAGTTTCAGATCCTATTTGGAACCGTGTTAAAGATTTAAGCGAGTTAAATCCGCACCTTATCAAAGAAATTGAGCATTTTTTCCAAGTTTACAAAGACCTTGAGAAAAAGAAAGTTTCTATAGGAGGATGGGGTAATTTACAGGAGGCAAAAGAAATTGTTGCCAAATGTATCAACCGTTTTCAGGATAGCGATGTGCCGCGCGAAGAGGTGAGCATAGACTAA
- a CDS encoding sodium-translocating pyrophosphatase: protein MKSNIIYVPILMAILGLIFMGIKAAWVKRQPAGNERMQSISKSIKEGALAFLNAEYRLLLVFVVIASIALFGISILVDTTSWMIVPAFIIGAVFSALAGNIGMRIATEANARTTEAAKTSLPQALKVSFGGGTVMGLGVAGLAVLGLSLFFIIFTSQFLGISSSFYDDMTVVLEALAGFSLGAESIALFARVGGGIYTKAADVGADLVGKVEAGIPEDDPRNPATIADNVGDNVGDVAGMGADLFGSYVATVLAAMVLGNYVIRDMSIDAPFTDDFNNMGPILLPLVIAGIGILASIIGTFLVKISSNEAREPQVQKALDLGNWVAIIITLIASYFLIDYMLPEVMNMKFFGNDYTVAIPSINVFWSACIGLAVGALISYVTSFYTSLGKKPVLDIVQNSSTGAATNIIAGLAVGMKSTFWSVLLFAAAIYGSYELAGFYGVALAASAMMATTAMQLAIDAFGPIADNAGGVAEMSECEPEVRERTDILDSVGNTTAAVGKGFAIASAALTALALFAAYVTFTGIDGINIFKADVLAALFVGGMIPVVFSALAMKSVGKAAMEMVQEVRRQFKEIPGILEGTAKPQYGRCVEISTKAALREMLLPGLLTIITPIIIGLVFGAEPLGGYMAGVCVSGVMWAIFQNNAGGAWDNAKKSFEAGVEINGEMTFKGSEAHKAAVTGDTVGDPFKDTSGPSMNILIKLTCLVGLVIAPILGGHSSETMVANSKEIIQKEITIKSNATEFESARAVITTSKMVDGKLVTEEKVIEGTPAEIEAQIKKLKSKE from the coding sequence ATGAAATCAAACATTATTTATGTTCCAATTTTAATGGCCATTCTTGGCCTTATTTTTATGGGTATAAAAGCCGCTTGGGTAAAACGCCAACCCGCAGGGAACGAACGCATGCAATCTATTTCCAAAAGTATCAAAGAAGGAGCCTTGGCTTTTTTAAATGCAGAATATCGCCTTTTATTGGTTTTTGTTGTGATAGCCTCCATTGCTTTATTCGGAATTTCAATTTTAGTGGATACCACCAGTTGGATGATTGTTCCCGCTTTTATTATTGGTGCAGTTTTTTCGGCCTTAGCTGGAAATATTGGAATGAGGATCGCTACGGAAGCCAATGCAAGAACTACGGAAGCCGCAAAGACAAGTTTGCCCCAGGCACTAAAGGTGTCCTTTGGTGGAGGAACAGTTATGGGGCTTGGAGTAGCCGGACTAGCGGTTTTAGGTTTGAGCTTGTTCTTTATAATTTTTACAAGTCAGTTTTTAGGAATATCAAGTAGTTTTTATGATGATATGACGGTAGTTCTGGAAGCTTTGGCTGGATTCTCCTTGGGTGCCGAGTCCATTGCGCTTTTTGCACGTGTAGGAGGGGGTATTTACACCAAGGCTGCCGATGTTGGGGCCGATCTGGTAGGGAAAGTGGAAGCTGGAATACCAGAAGACGATCCTAGAAATCCTGCGACGATAGCAGATAATGTTGGGGATAATGTTGGGGATGTAGCTGGAATGGGAGCCGATCTATTTGGTTCTTATGTAGCAACAGTACTAGCGGCCATGGTTTTGGGTAATTATGTTATTCGGGACATGAGCATCGATGCTCCTTTTACAGACGATTTTAATAATATGGGTCCGATTCTCTTGCCTCTGGTTATTGCGGGAATTGGAATTTTAGCTTCCATTATTGGTACGTTTTTGGTGAAAATATCTTCCAATGAGGCTAGAGAACCACAGGTACAAAAGGCTCTTGATTTAGGGAATTGGGTTGCAATTATAATAACCTTGATAGCTAGTTATTTCTTGATAGATTATATGCTTCCTGAAGTAATGAACATGAAGTTTTTTGGAAATGATTATACAGTGGCTATTCCTTCCATAAATGTTTTTTGGTCTGCTTGTATAGGATTGGCCGTAGGAGCATTGATATCTTATGTTACTTCTTTTTATACCAGTTTGGGTAAAAAACCAGTGTTAGATATTGTTCAAAACAGTTCTACTGGTGCGGCCACCAATATTATTGCTGGTCTGGCCGTTGGGATGAAGTCTACCTTTTGGTCGGTTCTGTTATTTGCTGCGGCTATTTATGGATCTTATGAATTGGCTGGTTTTTATGGTGTAGCGCTCGCAGCTTCTGCAATGATGGCCACTACGGCCATGCAATTGGCTATTGATGCTTTTGGACCCATTGCGGATAATGCCGGTGGTGTTGCAGAAATGAGTGAATGTGAACCAGAAGTGCGTGAACGAACTGATATTTTAGATTCGGTAGGGAACACCACTGCAGCTGTGGGTAAAGGTTTTGCCATTGCCTCTGCGGCTTTAACAGCTTTAGCTTTATTTGCGGCTTATGTAACATTTACGGGAATCGATGGTATTAATATTTTTAAGGCGGATGTGTTGGCAGCACTTTTTGTAGGTGGCATGATCCCTGTTGTTTTTTCTGCATTAGCTATGAAATCTGTAGGAAAAGCGGCCATGGAAATGGTACAAGAAGTACGTAGGCAATTTAAGGAGATTCCAGGGATTTTAGAAGGCACAGCCAAACCTCAATATGGAAGATGTGTTGAAATATCAACCAAAGCGGCATTGAGGGAAATGCTGTTGCCAGGGTTGTTAACTATTATTACCCCCATTATCATCGGACTCGTATTCGGGGCGGAACCCTTGGGAGGTTATATGGCCGGGGTTTGTGTGTCGGGAGTAATGTGGGCAATATTTCAAAATAATGCTGGTGGAGCGTGGGATAATGCCAAAAAATCGTTTGAAGCCGGAGTGGAAATAAATGGGGAAATGACTTTCAAAGGGTCAGAAGCTCATAAGGCCGCTGTTACCGGAGATACGGTTGGAGATCCTTTCAAGGATACTTCAGGTCCTTCCATGAATATCCTTATAAAACTTACGTGTTTGGTTGGCTTGGTAATTGCACCAATTTTAGGAGGTCATTCTTCCGAGACAATGGTTGCCAATTCCAAAGAAATCATTCAGAAGGAAATAACAATAAAATCGAATGCTACAGAATTCGAATCTGCCAGAGCGGTTATTACCACCTCTAAAATGGTAGATGGGAAATTGGTTACTGAAGAAAAAGTAATTGAAGGAACCCCTGCAGAAATCGAAGCACAAATTAAGAAGCTGAAAAGTAAAGAGTAA
- a CDS encoding type II toxin-antitoxin system Phd/YefM family antitoxin, whose product MEVVNYTDFRSNLKHWFDKVINDVSDIVIKRKGGKDLVLISLDEYNSLKETTYLLTGKNRDVLLNSIKELEAGDGIEKDLAE is encoded by the coding sequence ATGGAAGTAGTTAATTATACAGATTTTAGATCGAATTTAAAGCATTGGTTTGATAAAGTGATCAACGATGTTAGTGATATCGTAATCAAGCGTAAAGGAGGTAAAGACCTCGTGCTAATTTCTTTAGACGAATACAATTCGTTAAAGGAAACCACCTATTTATTAACAGGAAAGAATAGAGACGTTCTTTTAAATTCCATAAAAGAATTAGAAGCTGGGGATGGTATTGAAAAAGATTTGGCTGAATAA
- a CDS encoding Txe/YoeB family addiction module toxin produces the protein MKLIWSITAWNDYLYWQKVDRKTVKRINELVKSCIRTPFEGIGKPEALKGDLQGYWSRRITSEHRLVYKFTNESLWIAACRYHYGK, from the coding sequence ATGAAGTTGATATGGTCTATTACTGCTTGGAATGATTATTTATATTGGCAAAAAGTAGATAGAAAAACGGTGAAGCGCATTAATGAACTCGTGAAGAGTTGCATTCGAACCCCGTTTGAAGGGATCGGCAAGCCCGAAGCCTTAAAAGGCGATTTGCAGGGCTATTGGTCCAGGCGAATCACTTCAGAACATCGGTTGGTATATAAGTTTACGAACGAAAGTCTGTGGATTGCGGCCTGTCGCTATCATTATGGTAAATAG
- a CDS encoding deoxynucleoside kinase → MHVAIAGNIGAGKTTLTRLLSKHFKWEPHFEDVVDNPYLDDFYNQMERWSFNLQIYFLNSRFRQILEIRESGKKIIQDRTIYEDAYIFAPNLHSMGLMTNRDFKNYTSLFNLMESLVQSPDLLIYLRSSIPNLVNQIHKRGREYENSISIDYLSRLNERYEAFIHGYDKGKLLVIDVDKYNFVDNPEDLGEIINKIDAEINGLF, encoded by the coding sequence ATGCACGTTGCAATTGCAGGTAATATTGGCGCCGGAAAAACGACCTTAACCAGACTTCTCTCCAAACATTTTAAATGGGAACCTCATTTTGAAGATGTTGTAGACAATCCATATTTAGATGATTTTTACAATCAGATGGAACGTTGGAGTTTTAACCTGCAAATTTACTTCTTAAACAGTCGGTTTAGACAAATCTTGGAAATTCGGGAAAGCGGTAAAAAAATAATTCAGGATAGAACGATCTATGAAGATGCCTATATTTTTGCTCCCAACTTACATTCAATGGGTTTAATGACCAATAGGGATTTTAAAAACTACACTTCACTTTTTAACCTTATGGAAAGCTTGGTGCAGTCTCCCGATCTTTTAATTTACCTAAGAAGCTCTATCCCCAATTTAGTAAACCAAATTCACAAGCGCGGCCGCGAATATGAAAATTCAATCTCCATCGATTATTTAAGCCGTCTTAATGAGCGCTATGAGGCCTTTATCCACGGTTACGACAAAGGAAAACTTTTGGTTATCGATGTGGATAAATATAATTTCGTGGACAATCCAGAAGATTTAGGGGAAATCATTAACAAAATAGACGCCGAAATAAACGGATTGTTTTAG
- the metK gene encoding methionine adenosyltransferase has product MAYLFTSESVSEGHPDKIADQISDALLDNFLAFDPESKVACETLVTTGQVVLAGEVKSATYLDVQSLAREVINKIGYTKGAYQFSGDSCGVISLIHEQSQDINQGVDRASKEEQGAGDQGMMFGYATNETENYMPLALDISHKILMELANLRKEEKEITYLRPDAKAQVTIEYSDENVPQRIDTIVISTQHDPFDADDEKMLAQIKKDVLEILMPRVIAQLPEYVQKLFQGAIKYHINPTGKFVIGGPHGDSGLTGRKIIVDTYGGKGAHGGGAFSGKDPSKVDRSAAYAARHIAKNLVAAGVADEVLVQVSYAIGVVEPTSIFVNTYGSSKVDLKDGEIAKKVAQLFDMRPFAIEDRLKLRNPIYLESAAYGHMGKQPQTVTKVFESPYNGRIEREVELFTWEKLDFVDKVKETFSL; this is encoded by the coding sequence ATGGCATATTTATTTACATCGGAGTCTGTTAGTGAAGGACATCCTGATAAAATAGCAGATCAAATTAGCGATGCGCTTTTAGATAATTTTTTAGCTTTCGATCCAGAGAGTAAAGTAGCTTGCGAAACATTAGTTACCACGGGTCAAGTTGTACTTGCCGGAGAGGTAAAGAGCGCTACGTATTTAGACGTGCAGTCTTTGGCTCGGGAGGTGATCAATAAAATTGGGTATACCAAAGGTGCGTATCAATTTAGTGGAGATTCTTGTGGGGTAATCTCTTTAATCCACGAGCAATCCCAAGATATCAACCAAGGTGTAGATAGAGCTTCAAAAGAAGAGCAGGGAGCAGGAGATCAAGGAATGATGTTCGGTTATGCCACCAACGAAACTGAGAATTACATGCCTTTGGCGTTAGATATTTCCCATAAAATTTTAATGGAATTGGCCAATCTACGTAAAGAAGAAAAAGAAATAACTTATTTGCGTCCCGATGCCAAAGCACAAGTTACCATAGAATATTCTGATGAAAATGTGCCACAACGCATAGACACCATTGTTATTTCTACACAACATGATCCTTTTGATGCCGATGATGAAAAAATGTTGGCACAAATTAAAAAGGATGTTTTAGAAATTTTGATGCCTCGCGTAATTGCCCAATTACCGGAGTACGTTCAGAAATTGTTCCAAGGGGCGATTAAATATCACATCAATCCAACTGGAAAGTTTGTAATTGGTGGTCCTCACGGAGATAGCGGTCTTACGGGAAGAAAGATTATTGTAGATACTTATGGAGGTAAAGGTGCCCACGGTGGTGGTGCTTTTAGCGGAAAAGACCCTAGTAAAGTAGACCGAAGTGCAGCTTATGCAGCGAGGCACATTGCAAAAAATCTGGTAGCAGCTGGGGTAGCCGATGAGGTTTTGGTACAGGTTAGTTATGCTATTGGCGTTGTAGAGCCTACATCCATTTTTGTTAATACCTACGGAAGTTCCAAGGTGGATTTAAAGGATGGTGAAATCGCTAAAAAAGTAGCACAGCTTTTCGACATGCGTCCTTTTGCTATTGAAGATCGTCTCAAACTTCGAAATCCAATTTATTTGGAGTCTGCCGCCTACGGGCATATGGGTAAACAACCACAAACTGTTACAAAAGTTTTTGAATCTCCATACAACGGTAGAATTGAACGTGAAGTTGAATTGTTTACTTGGGAGAAATTGGATTTTGTAGATAAAGTAAAGGAAACTTTTTCTTTGTAG
- a CDS encoding O-acetylhomoserine aminocarboxypropyltransferase/cysteine synthase family protein, with product MSKQKFSTNALHAGHDVKNNAGTRAVPIYQTSSYVFNNAEHAANLFNLSEPGFIYTRLNNPTNDVLEQRLAALDGGIAAVVTASGTAAISTALLTMLKSGDHIVASSSLYGGTYNLLSNTLPRLGITTTFVDPDDATNFQTAVQENTRAIFIESLGNPKLDVLDIKAISAEAKKAEIPLIVDNTVATSFLVKPIEHGANIVIHSLTKYICGNGTSLGGVIVDAGTFNWGNGKFPEFTEPSPSYHGLVYHEVLKEAAFIAKVRIEGLRDFGAALSPLNAFQILQGLETLPIRIKKHSENALALAEWLQDQPEVAWVKYPGLKGDKYKKLADEYLPEGKSGLVTFGIDGGYESAKIVADNTKVFSLLANIGDTKSLIIHPASTTHQQLADEAQLSTGVTKDLIRLSVGLEDLEDLKADLKQAFEHIKK from the coding sequence ATGAGTAAACAAAAATTTTCAACAAACGCATTGCATGCCGGACATGATGTAAAAAATAACGCCGGTACAAGAGCCGTTCCTATTTATCAAACATCTTCCTATGTTTTTAACAACGCAGAGCATGCGGCCAATCTCTTTAACTTATCTGAGCCTGGATTTATTTATACAAGATTAAATAACCCAACCAACGATGTTTTGGAGCAGCGATTAGCTGCCCTAGATGGTGGGATTGCAGCCGTGGTTACCGCGTCTGGAACCGCTGCTATTTCTACGGCTCTTTTAACCATGTTAAAATCGGGTGATCATATAGTTGCGTCGAGCAGTCTTTATGGCGGAACCTATAATTTGCTTAGCAATACTTTGCCACGGTTAGGTATTACAACTACGTTTGTGGATCCAGATGATGCTACTAACTTTCAAACGGCCGTCCAAGAAAATACTCGCGCTATTTTTATAGAATCCCTCGGGAACCCGAAGTTGGATGTATTGGATATTAAAGCCATTTCCGCGGAAGCTAAAAAAGCAGAAATACCTTTGATAGTTGATAATACGGTAGCTACTTCTTTTCTAGTAAAACCTATTGAGCATGGTGCAAATATTGTGATTCATTCATTAACCAAGTATATCTGCGGAAATGGAACTTCATTGGGAGGTGTCATTGTAGACGCTGGGACTTTCAATTGGGGCAATGGGAAATTTCCTGAGTTTACCGAGCCTTCGCCAAGTTATCACGGATTGGTGTATCACGAGGTGTTAAAAGAAGCTGCCTTTATCGCTAAAGTAAGGATTGAAGGTTTACGCGATTTCGGTGCGGCTCTTAGTCCGCTAAATGCTTTTCAAATTTTACAAGGGTTGGAAACGCTTCCAATTCGTATTAAAAAACACAGTGAAAATGCATTAGCTCTTGCAGAATGGTTGCAGGATCAACCGGAAGTGGCGTGGGTTAAATATCCGGGACTAAAAGGGGATAAATATAAAAAATTGGCTGATGAATACTTGCCAGAAGGAAAAAGCGGACTGGTAACTTTTGGGATTGATGGAGGTTACGAATCTGCCAAAATAGTGGCCGATAACACTAAAGTATTTTCTTTGCTGGCCAATATTGGAGACACAAAATCTTTAATTATTCATCCAGCCAGTACTACGCACCAACAGTTGGCAGACGAAGCGCAATTATCCACCGGGGTTACCAAAGATTTAATTAGGCTCTCGGTAGGTCTGGAAGACCTCGAAGACTTAAAAGCTGACTTAAAAC